A stretch of DNA from Cellulomonas fengjieae:
CAGGAACGCGTCGACGTCCGCCATCGCGGTCCGCAGGATGTCGGGACCGCCGTGGCCGGCGAGGATGTCCGCCACGGCGATCGCCACGGCTCCGACGAACCGCGCGCGCGGGGACCGCGGCTCCAGCCGGGCGAGCAGTGCCGCGGCCGTCTGGGCGGTCGGGACGTCACCGGCGAACTGGCACGCCTCGATGCCGGCGGCGAGCAGCGCGACGGCGGTGTCGGGGTCGTCCGGCGCGGCCCGGGTCCCGGCGGCGAGGAAGACGTCGCGCGCGCGCTCGACCGATCCGGTGCGCGCGGCGACGGCACCGTCCAGCGCGTCGGCACGGGTGCGCAGCTCGGGAGGCTGGGGCAGCACCGACGCGCGCGCCAGCAGGTCGCGTGCGGCGTCCGGCAGACCGGCGCGCCACGCGCTCTCGGCGGCCGCGACCAGGCGCTGGACGCGGTCGGCGGCGTCCGGGGTCAGCCGCGCGGAGCGCTCGAACCCGGCGGCCGCGACCGCCCACGCACCTCGCGCACGAGCCCGGCGTGCGGCGTCGTCCAGCACGTCCGCCACCGCCGCGTCCGGGGTCGCGGTCGCCTCGCCGAGGTGCCACGCGCGCCGGTCGACGTCGTCGGCGGGCACCGCCTGCGCCAGGGCGGCGTGCACCGCGCGGCGCTCCGCGGGAGCCGCCTCCGCGTAGATGCCGGAGCGCACCAGGTCGTGGCGGAAGGTGATCCGGCCGCCGTCGACGGTGAGCAGCTGCTCACGCGCCGCCTCGTCGAGGTCAGCGACCGACACCCCCAGCAGCGCGCAGGCGCCCGTCGTCGCGTCGAGGTCGCCCCCGGCGGCGGCCGCGAGGAGCAGCGCGGTCCGGGCGGCCACGGACAGCACGTCGGCGCGGCGCGCGAACGTCCGGGCCAGGGACGCGGGGACCGGCACCGGTGCACCCGGGGGCAGGGCGTCGAACCCCTCGTCGGTGAGCTCGAGCAGGGCGAGCGGGTTGCCGCCGGTCGAGGCCAGCAGCCGTGACCGCGCGTCCGTCGAAAGGCGGTGGCCCAGCGACCCCGCCAGCTCGGCGGCGTCGGCGTCCGCGAGACCTCCGAGGAGCAGCGACGGCAGGCCTGCGGAGCCGACGACCGACGGCGCCTCGTCGCGCACCGTGAGCAGCACGACGACGGGGTCGGCGGTGAGGCGGCGGGCCGCGAAGCACAGCGCCTGCGCGGACGGCGGGTCGAACAGGTGGGCGTCGTCGACGAGGACCGCCAGAGGGCCGTCCTCGGCCACGCGGCTGAGGAGGCTGAGCACCGCGGCGCCGACCGCGAAGCGCTCGCCGCCCGAGCCGGGGACCAGGGCGAGCGCCGAGCCGAGCGCCTCGGCCTGCGGCGCGGGGATCGCCCCGAGGTGGTCCAGCACCGGCCGCAGCAGCTGCAGCAGGCCGCCGAACGGCACCTCCCGCTCGGCGTCGATCCCGGCGGCCCGCAGCACGCGCATGCCGGCGTCGGTCACGGCGGCCGCTGCGTCCTCGAGCAGGGCGCTCTTGCCGATCCCGGCCTCGCCGGCGAGCACGAGGGTGCCGCTCTCACCCACGCGCGAAGCGGCCACCAGCCTCCCGATGACCTGACGCTCGCGCTCGCGACCGACCAGCACGGGTCGAGTCTAGGGAGCACACCAGGGGGGTCCCCTGATGCGGTCGGACCGTGGGGGCGGCCAGTGTCGATCGGGACAGATCGGACACCACCATCGAGGAGTGCACCACCATGACCGAGACCCTTCCCCCGCGGACGATCGACCCCGACAAGCTCATGTCCTTCGTGTTCCGGTCCGTCGACGAGGTCGGTGCCACCCTGAACACCGCGATGGTCGTCATGGGTGACAAGTTGGGCTACTACACAGCGATGGCCGACGGCCGGCCGGTCACGCCCGCCGGGTTGGCCGAGCAGACCTCGACCAGCGAGCACTACGCCCGCGAGTGGCTGAACAACCAGGCCGCCGGCGGTTACGTCGACTACGACGCGCAGACGCACCGCTACACGCTGCCCGCCGAGCACGCGGTGGCGCTCGCGGACCCGACCAGCCCCGCCTACCTGCCGGGGTTCTTCCAGATCGCCCTGGGCACCGTGCACGACGCACC
This window harbors:
- a CDS encoding helix-turn-helix transcriptional regulator, with translation MLVGRERERQVIGRLVAASRVGESGTLVLAGEAGIGKSALLEDAAAAVTDAGMRVLRAAGIDAEREVPFGGLLQLLRPVLDHLGAIPAPQAEALGSALALVPGSGGERFAVGAAVLSLLSRVAEDGPLAVLVDDAHLFDPPSAQALCFAARRLTADPVVVLLTVRDEAPSVVGSAGLPSLLLGGLADADAAELAGSLGHRLSTDARSRLLASTGGNPLALLELTDEGFDALPPGAPVPVPASLARTFARRADVLSVAARTALLLAAAAGGDLDATTGACALLGVSVADLDEAAREQLLTVDGGRITFRHDLVRSGIYAEAAPAERRAVHAALAQAVPADDVDRRAWHLGEATATPDAAVADVLDDAARRARARGAWAVAAAGFERSARLTPDAADRVQRLVAAAESAWRAGLPDAARDLLARASVLPQPPELRTRADALDGAVAARTGSVERARDVFLAAGTRAAPDDPDTAVALLAAGIEACQFAGDVPTAQTAAALLARLEPRSPRARFVGAVAIAVADILAGHGGPDILRTAMADVDAFLDDPQLAPWLVIGPLFLRESAAGREVIPTVVAHSRRRSDIGGLPILLFYVARDQATTDRWDDAVAGYTEGVQLAREAGQATDVTACLAGLSWLEARRGDLEACREHAEEALALSVEHHLGFFEVWALTALAERELALGRTDAALERFRALDEVLTQRGMRDVDLSPAAEMVEAMVHLGRSAEAGALAAALTERAEVKGQPWSMARAARAAGLTCPDADVDVCFSVALAYHQHTPDAFETGRTELAYGSRLRRLKRRSDARPHLRSALAAFDRLGAVPWADQAAAELRATGETAQRRSATGLDRLTPQELQVALMLASGRTTREAAAALFLSPKTIEYHLRNVYLKLGIRSRSELADAIPA